One Citrus sinensis cultivar Valencia sweet orange chromosome 5, DVS_A1.0, whole genome shotgun sequence genomic window, agccacaaaattattaaattttgatatttggcGATATGAAAACAGATGAATAACTGCTAACGCCCTTCGGCGATCGCACTCGTTGCCAACCATTTCATACTACAATATTCATTGACTAAATTTTAGGCTAAACGGTAGAgagacattttaaatttttttatccaaaataattattttaaatgatgtgatatttattaattaattgataatttttttataaatttaaataaattaattatataatatcattaattaattcatgaatCCTGCATTTGGTTATTTGggatgataaaaatttaggatatGTACAACTAATAATTACCTTGTTGAACTTTCTGAAGTTGACTTGGACAGCAGTTAGTTGTATTAGCAATCTGAGGGACTTAACCTTTGACAGGATTGAAATTGGAatgataaatctaaaaaaaaaaaaagtatttatacACTCAAGTTTATGGTGACAAATATTCGGTGTCTTTTCCAAAGGTAAGAGTGTGGATAAAACTCGAACAAATCTCTTCCCTTGTTTTAGGATTTGAACAGCCTCTTATCTCGTCTTTAGATTTGAGCAAGGGTGACCAGCTAAGTTGTTTGAGAATTAAaacgaaaaaaataataataataataaaatctagtAAATTTGGCAAATACGGCATTGTCACGACGCGCAAAGCAACCAATGCTCTGGGGTCCGCTCCTTGATTAGATACAAGTATTTTCTCACGAGATATCGGCACAGTTTTAGTGGTGGCTTTAACGTCTTGTCTGTGCCTTTAACTCGAAGCAACCAACATGGATCatcaaatctttttcttctcttccttgACCTTTCAAACACGGTTAGGGATCAACATCCACACCATGTAGAGTTGTACACAGAGTGTGCTAAAAAGACAAATTTTCActttcaaaattcaacatatgatattggggggaaaaaaaaatctcatttaacCTCAactgaaagaaaaaacaaaacctaACCGTCCGCCCATTTGATTGAACCAGTTGTATCAAACAAGAATGAATTGATCTGTACTTGACACTTATCTACCAGAAAAAAATGACAAGGAGCTCTCGGGTGATACTGTGGTGACAAAGATAACGAAACATATGAGCAGAATGATACGTATAAACAGAATTAAAAGGACCTTGTTACCTTATTGTCTAAGGTAACAAAGGCCTAACTGAAAACTAAAACCTAACATGATgtatacaattaaaatttaattcgtGAATCAATCCCAAGAAAATTGTGTTTACTTAGAAATAAGGAGAGGAGATGAAAACCACCGTATCAAACATTCGAGTCTAGCCTATTTTGCTCATCCGTGGCATTATGTGAACAGATAAAGCTTCGAACCCAAGTGGCGTATCCACCACAAAAATCGTCGGCGCCGCCGCTGCCTTCACATCCACCACCACAATGCCCCCGCCGTTTTCGCAAACAGCACAGACTCTACCGCCGCCGGCAGCCGCGTGCCGCGCTCCTTTAAGGAGGTCCGACTTAACAACCTCCTTCCAATCGTCCATTACTTCATCGTACCTGCTCAACGTGCAACTATTCTCGTCAATACCGTACAGCACCTCCTCGTCCATCGCCGCCACCGGCCCCCTCCACCCTCTAACCATCCCCTCCCGCATGTCGTCCCACGTGTTCGCGACGACGTCGTAGACGGCACCTTCAGCGCCCTTCACATTGACCAAGCACAGCTTCCCCTTCCACCCCACCGCGTCTATCGCCTCCCTGCTGAACCTCCCGTCTTTCAGCTCCCCCGTCTTCTCCCACCTCGAGTTTTTTTCCCCGTTCATCAAGTCCCATTTCTCCACGGACTTCGCCACGTCGCTAGAGAACTGGGATCCGATCCCGCTGGCAACATACACCGCGCCACGAGAGCACCCCGCCGCGCACCACCGGCGCGGGGTGACGAGCTCGGGGCCGAACGTCCAGGTCCGGCAAATGGGGTCGAAGATGAGAGGGCGGGTCAGCGCCGGGTTGAAGTTGTGGGTGGTGGCGGCGAGGAGGATGAGCTTGCCGGAGAGGGAGACTAACTGGACGGGGAGGTTGCGGGAGAGGAAAGAAGGGTGGTGGAGAATGAGGTGGAGAGGCGGGTCCGGGGGCGGACGAGGGAGCGGGTCCCAGGTAGAGGAGACGGGATCGAAAGTGAATAAATGGATTGGAGTAGAAGAAGAGTTCGATTTAGGAGAGAAGAGGGCGTACAGGGAGAGGAAAGGAGGGAAAGAAGGGGAGTAAATGAGGCGACGCCAGGAGTGGCAGACGTTGTGGAGGATTGATGGGTGGACGTGGGAGAGGCAGAGGTGAGCTATGTGATCGGGTAAGCCCGGAAGCAGTGGCTGAtgatcatcaccatcatcgtCTTGAGCTTTATCTTGATCCTGAGCTAGAGGTTGCGTGGTCAGTGTTTGTGTTAGTTTTTGGCGTTTAGAAGAAATGGTGAGCCGGTATTTGGACATGGCAAGGGGAAAGGGTTGGGGAGGGGGGAGGGGGTTTACTGAATATGGGAATTGGGAATGTGGGATTGGGGGGTATTTAAAAGGGTCGTTAGTTGATTTGGTTAtccatatttttgttttttttttttttttttttttttggctttctCTGGAAGATAAAGGGGAATCCTCATTTGCAGAGGTCATTCAGAATGTGAGGTGGAGTCTGTGGTccataattaaaacttaaaaggcAAAAGTTGAAGTTTGGTTACTTTTGTCTAGGAGCCGGTGCTACCACTATTTCTTGTGCGTCCATTTGAACCACATGTATATATGTAGTAATGTAAATGTAGAATTATAACAAGAAGTAAAGAAtgagtaaaataaatatgtaataaatgGAGGAATTGTATTAAgcttttattataaagttattattttacattttttaaataaaataaaataaataaattatccatcatcttaattatatttttttaattaaattattttatattcaaaaattatattagacCCCGACTAATCTAAATTCGGACTGGGTAGGACTATTAGAGTGGCAAAATTCTTCCAATAAGTATTTAATGCAGCTGCATTCTCAAATCTCAAATCGAGAATCTTAGTTAAGctataagtattttatattttgttaagaaaaaaTCTAGTGGgacgaaaacaaaaataaagtaatataGAAGAGATGCTGGACATGCTTAAAGACttgtcttaataaaaatctttattatCAAAAACTCAATAGaaatatatgattttgaaCCGCTTCAAAGGGCTTATGTCATATTTAAGGTATATACCTCCACATGAGGTCTTTCAAAACCTTTTGGTCTCATCAAAGACCGAacacattttattattgtccTAAGTAAATTCAGTAGAATGATACGTTTCCTTTcgagaaaacaaaatcagtaAACCAATATGTCTACCCCGCTAATAGACAATTCATCACCTGCCATTTATTTCGCAATTGGCGTACATGACTTGGGTTCTCTAAATGCAACTGTAGGTGCATCTAGCCAGTGTTTGTAATTCTCCACAAATGATCCTCAAACCTTTATATTTAATCCGAGTGGTGCAGGAATCAAAACGGGTCATATACATCACATGCCATGAATGTTCTCACCTAACATCATGATGAGGCCGCTTTTTCTCGCTCTTGATGAAACCTTTGTCTCATTGAATGAGACGTATGGGTAAACAGATCACTCGTTATGCGCTCAAGATACTGGATGATATATGGTGAGTTAATAAAACTCGGATAAATTTCTCAAACGATATTAGATTCTATCTCAATGTACTGCAA contains:
- the LOC102629641 gene encoding F-box/kelch-repeat protein SKIP25, with amino-acid sequence MSKYRLTISSKRQKLTQTLTTQPLAQDQDKAQDDDGDDHQPLLPGLPDHIAHLCLSHVHPSILHNVCHSWRRLIYSPSFPPFLSLYALFSPKSNSSSTPIHLFTFDPVSSTWDPLPRPPPDPPLHLILHHPSFLSRNLPVQLVSLSGKLILLAATTHNFNPALTRPLIFDPICRTWTFGPELVTPRRWCAAGCSRGAVYVASGIGSQFSSDVAKSVEKWDLMNGEKNSRWEKTGELKDGRFSREAIDAVGWKGKLCLVNVKGAEGAVYDVVANTWDDMREGMVRGWRGPVAAMDEEVLYGIDENSCTLSRYDEVMDDWKEVVKSDLLKGARHAAAGGGRVCAVCENGGGIVVVDVKAAAAPTIFVVDTPLGFEALSVHIMPRMSKIG